Proteins found in one Oncorhynchus tshawytscha isolate Ot180627B linkage group LG25, Otsh_v2.0, whole genome shotgun sequence genomic segment:
- the LOC112224450 gene encoding class A basic helix-loop-helix protein 15, giving the protein MKSKGKAAKSSRKPWTEPDPEPETSDTSEPGSSEQEGSEASVHIGGSWRGVLRGGDREQGRGGGGATHNPHRRQRSHNSNKERNVRRLESNERERQRMHKLNNAFQALREAIPHVKMEKKLSKIETLTLAENYIKSLTTIILGMSSARLPPGETPTEASAARLLQCYQQHLEEDGEESLSQFLTQIHSFSQES; this is encoded by the coding sequence ATGAAGTCTAAAGGGAAGGCCGCTAAGTCATCCAGAAAACCCTGGACTGAGCCAGACCCCGAACCAGAGACCAGTGACACCAGTGAACCAGGCTCTAGCGAACAGGAGGGCTCTGAGGCTTCGGTCCATATCGGAGGCTCCTGGAGGGGGGTCCTGAGGGGCGGGGACCGCGAgcaaggtagaggaggagggggtgccACCCACAACCCTCACAGACGCCAACGGTCTCACAACAGCAACAAAGAACGCAATGTCCGGCGGCTGGAGAGCAACGAGCGAGAGCGCCAACGCATGCACAAACTTAACAATGCTTTCCAGGCCCTCAGAGAGGCCATCCCGCATGTCAAAATGGAGAAGAAGCTCTCCAAGATCGAGACGCTGACGCTGGCCGAGAACTACATCAAGTCCCTGACCACCATCATCCTGGGGATGTCCAGCGCCCGCCTGCCCCCTGGGGAGACACCGACAGAAGCTAGCGCTGCCAGACTGCTCCAGTGTTACCAGCAGCACctggaggaggatggggaggagagccTGTCTCAGTTCCTCACCCAGATTCACAGCTTTAGCCAGGAAAGCTAA
- the LOC112224451 gene encoding serine/threonine-protein kinase LMTK2, translating to MDPHLIGYPLLATRMGVVVVEETDESDQWYEDFQCWLSSGERGPQSSPVTPHRNPVTPQPSPVSSEGDEPGQGRKVSFFDDVTVYVFDQESPTRELQSHWPETNSKETKGQSPIPIYRHTPETNDQAPIPPCSYVNHLPHMATSGVCLKDNGHGLEWEDDFSFLDSSLKTKMADHHLIISESSIFSVSPHQTSTSSHQRWSGPSTHACSQLRPSSLVLTHVTDADLEQ from the exons ATGGACCCTCATCTTATTGGCTACCCATTATTGGCCACCCGAATGGGTGTGGTCGTAGTGGAGGAAACTGATGAGAGCGACCAATG GTATGAAGACTTCCAGTGTTGGCTCTCCTCAGGTGAGAGGGGCCCCCAGTCCAGCCCTGTCACCCCCCACCGCAACCCTGTGACCCCTCAGCCCAGCCCTGTGTCATCAGAAGGGGACGAACCTGGACAAGGGAGGAAGGTGTCTTTCTTTGATGATGTCACTGTCTATGTGTTTGATCAG GAGAGTCCCACCAGGGAGCTACAAAGTCACTGGCCAGAGACCAACAGCAAAGAGACCAAGGGTCAATCTCCAATACCAatttacagacacacacctgaGACCAATGATCAAGCCCCAATCCCGCCCTGCAGCTATGTCAACCATCTACCTCACATGGCAACCTCAGGGGTCTGCTTAAAGGACAATG GTCATGGTTTAGAATGGGAGGATGACTTCTCCTTCTTGGACAGCTCCCTCAAAACCAAGATGGCCGATCACCATCTAATAATATCAGAATCCAGTATATTTTCCGTATCCCCCCACCAGACCTCCACATCCTCACACCAGAGGTGGAGTGGTCCATCCACCCATGCCTGCTCACAGTTGAGACCTTCTAGTCTGGTCCTCACCCACGTCACTGATGCTGACCTGGAGCAGTAA